From a single Gimesia fumaroli genomic region:
- a CDS encoding SIMPL domain-containing protein, protein MSGLAYLIQRFFLLPLALVVCWGASSVSAAEGEGITVVGVGSVEAKPSVVELTGMVIGQGQLAGDAVTKFHGNRRRAETAFKNLKIPGLVIVEDGMSLYSSLNASQMQAMMQGMAVNNTASQKLSVSETLKLRLTGIDKLSTQELLETIVRIVDSGKDAGVVIGNDTTPSVPGVYNPSKARNTMATFKVTNVQKLKEAAYQKAIENAKAQAEKLAQLTGVKLGKVTSINGQGSTPRGGSTVVYNYGITQGTTNASEKESDEQPSTLFKPVPISAVVKVTFAIE, encoded by the coding sequence ATGAGTGGTCTAGCCTATCTGATTCAACGTTTCTTTCTGCTCCCTTTGGCGCTGGTCGTTTGCTGGGGAGCGAGTTCGGTCTCTGCTGCAGAGGGAGAAGGCATTACTGTAGTCGGAGTCGGAAGCGTGGAAGCCAAACCATCCGTTGTAGAGCTCACCGGAATGGTGATTGGCCAGGGGCAACTGGCCGGAGATGCGGTTACCAAATTTCATGGGAATCGTCGCCGCGCCGAAACCGCGTTCAAGAATTTGAAGATTCCGGGTCTGGTCATCGTGGAAGACGGGATGTCGCTTTATTCCTCGCTGAATGCCAGCCAGATGCAGGCCATGATGCAGGGCATGGCTGTGAATAATACGGCGTCACAGAAGCTCTCTGTTTCGGAAACGCTGAAGCTCCGCTTGACGGGCATCGATAAACTCAGCACGCAGGAATTGCTGGAAACCATTGTACGTATCGTCGATTCAGGTAAAGATGCCGGCGTTGTGATTGGTAATGATACCACACCCTCAGTTCCCGGAGTTTATAATCCTTCCAAAGCCCGGAATACCATGGCGACCTTTAAGGTCACCAATGTGCAAAAATTGAAAGAAGCTGCTTACCAGAAGGCGATCGAGAATGCGAAGGCACAGGCTGAGAAACTGGCGCAATTGACAGGAGTCAAACTGGGAAAAGTGACTTCGATCAACGGACAGGGGAGCACTCCCAGAGGGGGGTCAACTGTCGTCTATAACTACGGAATCACGCAAGGCACCACCAACGCCAGTGAGAAGGAGAGCGATGAGCAACCTTCAACCCTGTTTAAGCCGGTTCCCATTTCCGCAGTCGTGAAAGTAACCTTTGCAATCGAGTGA
- a CDS encoding vWA domain-containing protein produces MNRFLEILFGVQSSSWTEGGHWSAQWVGMPTGDWMLLLIAGILVLVAGGWWLYKRDAQQVPAGRRYLLYAIRISILLLVVAMLLEPILVLSKEEKIPSHLLVLLDTSLSMSLKDAWKDEEKAIDVSQKLGMSANTDALRQMNRMQLAQKLVNEPFIKDLAADGTRTVHLHGFSDKFDPESLKLSEEWKTGGTGTAIASSLRQALLSYTGMPLSGVLLISDGQSTAGEPPEEVLQMLSDEGVPLVTVGVGTTDGPRNAAISQLEASPVVFVQDTNELTVHIESRGMQAESATLLIEQRRNGGPWQEFAREEIVLNLDGQLQPKTYQFSETKTGKLEFRAKLMNTGPEISQDDNLASAEVRVIRQRLNVLFIAGSTFPEVQFLRNTFLRDRQINLSSWLMAADKTYEHPGDLPIRRLPVTQEELNDYDCVILYDPDPTQWPVNFPDLLTNFVTKAGGGLVYIAGEMQTAQMFDRQSDPSLSWLNLLPVIREPGLFRSQVQIRLSARSPWKLDVTDQGFQDPIFTFSSDRQANERALENLPGMFWHFPVTKAKPGATVLAVHADPRMRNEYGQEVLIASQRVGPGWSIFIGFDSTYRWRYMDEQFFDGFWARVVDRAGRSKQLGGNYPFRLSTPQATYQPGGQAKIVARFLDESQMESGLQRLYGEVERGDDQPIPLTLTAGNKVGDFSTTFPVSQPGTYFVRVWLGDEAAGASVKAATLPIKVEFPNKELENPALDEAFLQTMAVSTGGRVYQISEADEIVNAFKIKQVSRLLEERQEIWDAPIFYILIFGLLVSEWILRKWCRLI; encoded by the coding sequence TTGAATAGGTTTCTGGAAATCCTGTTTGGCGTTCAATCTTCGTCCTGGACCGAAGGCGGCCACTGGTCTGCGCAATGGGTGGGGATGCCGACGGGCGACTGGATGCTGCTGTTGATTGCCGGGATTCTAGTGCTCGTTGCTGGTGGCTGGTGGCTTTACAAACGGGATGCACAACAGGTTCCCGCTGGACGTCGCTATCTGTTGTATGCGATTCGGATTTCGATCCTGCTGCTGGTGGTGGCGATGCTGCTGGAGCCGATTCTGGTGCTGAGTAAAGAAGAAAAGATTCCTTCGCATCTGCTGGTCCTGCTCGATACTTCGCTTTCGATGTCCTTGAAAGATGCCTGGAAAGATGAAGAGAAGGCAATCGACGTCTCCCAGAAACTAGGGATGTCCGCCAATACCGATGCGCTGCGTCAAATGAACCGGATGCAACTGGCACAGAAACTAGTCAATGAACCATTTATCAAAGATCTTGCGGCTGACGGCACTCGGACGGTGCACCTGCATGGCTTTTCGGACAAGTTTGATCCGGAATCACTGAAGCTGTCTGAAGAATGGAAGACCGGCGGTACTGGGACGGCGATTGCCAGTTCGCTGCGTCAGGCGCTGCTGTCGTATACAGGAATGCCGCTCTCAGGAGTGTTGCTGATCAGCGATGGTCAGTCGACGGCGGGGGAACCGCCTGAAGAAGTGTTGCAGATGTTATCCGATGAAGGTGTGCCTCTCGTAACGGTCGGAGTGGGAACCACCGATGGACCGCGGAACGCTGCGATCAGCCAACTGGAAGCCAGCCCGGTGGTATTTGTGCAAGATACGAATGAACTGACCGTGCATATTGAGTCACGTGGCATGCAGGCCGAGTCGGCGACATTGCTGATTGAACAACGCCGCAACGGCGGACCCTGGCAGGAATTTGCACGCGAAGAGATCGTGCTGAATCTGGATGGTCAGTTACAGCCCAAAACATATCAATTCAGCGAAACGAAAACTGGTAAGCTGGAGTTTCGTGCAAAACTAATGAATACCGGTCCGGAAATTTCTCAGGATGATAATCTGGCCTCGGCTGAAGTCCGCGTGATCCGTCAGCGATTGAATGTGCTGTTCATTGCCGGTTCCACGTTTCCTGAAGTGCAGTTCCTGCGCAATACGTTTCTCCGTGATCGACAGATTAATCTCTCCTCCTGGTTGATGGCTGCAGATAAGACGTATGAGCATCCGGGCGATTTACCGATCCGTCGCCTGCCGGTGACCCAGGAAGAGTTGAATGATTACGACTGCGTAATTTTGTACGATCCCGATCCGACACAGTGGCCGGTGAACTTCCCTGACTTGTTGACGAACTTCGTTACCAAAGCAGGTGGCGGTCTGGTGTATATTGCCGGCGAAATGCAGACGGCCCAGATGTTCGATCGTCAGTCCGATCCTTCACTCAGTTGGTTGAATCTGCTGCCTGTGATCCGGGAACCGGGCTTGTTCCGGTCGCAGGTACAAATTCGCTTGAGTGCTCGTTCTCCCTGGAAGCTGGATGTGACCGATCAGGGGTTTCAGGATCCGATTTTTACCTTTTCCAGTGATCGGCAGGCGAATGAGCGTGCTTTAGAGAATCTACCTGGAATGTTCTGGCATTTTCCGGTCACAAAAGCCAAGCCGGGGGCGACGGTGCTTGCGGTGCACGCAGATCCTCGGATGCGAAATGAATATGGTCAGGAAGTATTGATTGCGTCACAACGTGTGGGACCCGGCTGGTCGATCTTTATCGGTTTCGACAGTACCTATCGCTGGCGTTATATGGATGAGCAGTTTTTTGATGGCTTCTGGGCGCGTGTGGTTGATCGTGCCGGTCGCAGTAAACAGTTAGGCGGAAATTATCCGTTTCGGCTTTCCACACCCCAGGCGACCTATCAGCCGGGGGGACAGGCAAAGATCGTGGCCCGTTTTCTGGATGAATCACAGATGGAGTCGGGTTTGCAGCGTTTGTATGGCGAAGTAGAACGTGGTGACGATCAGCCAATTCCGTTAACGTTGACCGCCGGCAATAAAGTCGGTGACTTTTCCACAACATTTCCGGTTTCCCAACCGGGAACGTATTTTGTGCGTGTCTGGTTAGGCGATGAAGCCGCCGGTGCGTCGGTCAAAGCGGCGACGTTGCCGATCAAAGTGGAATTTCCGAACAAGGAGCTGGAAAACCCGGCTCTGGATGAAGCGTTTTTGCAGACGATGGCGGTTTCCACGGGAGGCCGCGTGTATCAGATTTCGGAAGCAGACGAAATCGTCAATGCGTTCAAAATTAAACAGGTTTCCCGTTTACTGGAAGAGCGTCAGGAAATCTGGGATGCCCCGATATTTTATATCTTAATTTTTGGTTTACTGGTTTCCGAGTGGATTCTGAGGAAGTGGTGCCGCCTGATTTAA
- a CDS encoding DUF58 domain-containing protein — MKEYLNPEIVGRIAGIGFKARQPVEGSIAGLHRSPLHGLSPEFADYRSYTPGDDLKNLDWKAYARSDRFYIKRFEEESNLRAVFIVDSSKSMAYGGPAFSKFDCAASIAVSMSAVLLKQRDAVGLAILNDRVQQDLRTGSTPSHLAKFIEVLQQVELQGETDIGPAVSQVADQIHRRGVVVVLSDLLTPLDPFYEALGKLQHAGHEIIVGHILHRDEVEMQFKDSVIFKDIEGEEEIFAEPWAFHKAYQAAMEEFIQETRQRCQYCGIDYLQIMTDENLGGVLSSYLHNRQFAGAKTHRGRMSSLGSQSGDDNKTESVTANSPAPDQ; from the coding sequence ATGAAAGAATACTTAAATCCTGAGATTGTCGGGCGGATCGCAGGAATTGGTTTCAAAGCACGGCAGCCGGTAGAAGGTTCGATAGCGGGCTTGCATCGGAGTCCCCTGCATGGCTTGTCTCCGGAATTTGCCGACTATCGCAGTTACACGCCCGGCGATGACTTGAAAAATCTGGACTGGAAAGCGTACGCGCGGTCGGACCGATTTTATATCAAACGTTTTGAAGAAGAGTCGAATCTGCGAGCGGTGTTTATCGTCGATTCTTCAAAGTCAATGGCCTATGGTGGGCCCGCATTTTCCAAATTCGATTGTGCGGCCTCAATTGCGGTTTCGATGTCTGCGGTTTTGCTAAAACAGAGAGACGCTGTCGGGCTGGCGATTCTGAATGATCGGGTGCAGCAGGATTTGCGAACCGGAAGTACACCCTCGCATCTGGCAAAGTTCATCGAAGTTTTGCAGCAGGTTGAACTGCAGGGAGAAACGGATATTGGGCCGGCAGTATCGCAAGTCGCCGATCAGATTCACCGGCGCGGAGTTGTGGTTGTACTTTCCGATCTGCTGACGCCCCTTGATCCCTTTTATGAAGCACTGGGAAAACTGCAGCACGCCGGCCATGAAATTATCGTCGGGCATATACTGCATCGCGATGAAGTCGAGATGCAGTTTAAAGATTCCGTGATCTTCAAAGACATCGAAGGCGAGGAAGAAATCTTCGCAGAACCCTGGGCCTTTCATAAGGCATATCAGGCGGCGATGGAAGAGTTCATCCAGGAAACGCGTCAGCGGTGTCAGTATTGCGGCATTGATTATCTGCAGATTATGACCGACGAAAATCTGGGGGGCGTCTTGAGTAGTTATTTGCATAACCGTCAGTTTGCTGGCGCGAAAACGCACCGGGGAAGGATGTCGTCCTTGGGCAGTCAGTCTGGTGATGATAATAAAACAGAAAGTGTGACTGCAAACTCCCCTGCCCCTGATCAATAA
- a CDS encoding AAA family ATPase, with the protein MAALEKLRAAQERIREQIRTVVIGQDDVVEQLLVSILAGGHCILEGVPGLAKTLLVSTLAKSLSLDFGRIQFTPDLMPADITGTDVIYEDRQSGTREFKFIEGPIFTNLLLADEINRTPPKTQAALLQGMQEKNISAGTKHYQLPRPFFVLATQNPIEQEGTYPLPEAQLDRFLMKIIVKYPTRDEERLIYKTVTGDDQIEPESTLTGEEVLELQHLVRRVPISDFLVDYTMDLIRATRRDSDDAPEFINRWVLWGAGPRGGQSLILAGKARAALYGRPEVTVEDLQAVAKSVLRHRIVLSYNAESEGQTADTVIEKLIEETPLHQSAAGKDGQYERILKS; encoded by the coding sequence ATGGCAGCTTTGGAAAAATTGAGAGCGGCCCAGGAACGAATTCGCGAACAGATTCGCACCGTGGTGATTGGTCAGGACGATGTCGTCGAGCAGTTGCTGGTCAGTATTTTAGCAGGCGGGCATTGTATTCTGGAAGGGGTGCCCGGGCTGGCGAAGACGTTACTGGTTTCGACACTGGCCAAAAGCCTTTCGCTGGATTTTGGCCGGATTCAGTTTACTCCCGACCTGATGCCCGCAGATATTACGGGAACCGATGTCATTTATGAAGATCGGCAGTCAGGGACGCGTGAGTTCAAATTCATCGAAGGTCCCATCTTTACCAATCTGCTTTTGGCGGATGAAATCAACCGGACGCCACCGAAAACGCAGGCTGCTTTGCTCCAGGGGATGCAGGAAAAGAACATTTCTGCGGGGACCAAACACTACCAACTCCCCCGCCCCTTCTTTGTGCTGGCAACACAGAATCCGATTGAACAGGAAGGGACATATCCTCTGCCAGAAGCGCAACTGGACCGCTTTCTGATGAAGATCATCGTCAAATATCCGACGCGTGATGAAGAGCGGCTGATCTACAAAACCGTGACCGGCGATGATCAGATCGAACCTGAATCAACGTTGACAGGAGAAGAAGTGCTGGAGCTGCAACATCTGGTCCGGCGCGTGCCGATCAGCGATTTTCTGGTGGATTACACAATGGACTTAATTCGTGCTACGCGACGCGATAGTGATGACGCTCCCGAATTTATCAACCGCTGGGTTCTCTGGGGCGCGGGCCCGCGTGGCGGTCAGTCACTGATTCTGGCAGGTAAAGCTCGAGCCGCTCTGTATGGACGGCCGGAAGTCACTGTGGAAGACTTGCAGGCGGTCGCGAAGTCTGTTTTGCGGCATCGCATTGTGCTGTCTTACAACGCCGAGTCGGAAGGTCAGACTGCGGATACCGTGATCGAAAAACTGATCGAAGAAACCCCATTACATCAGAGTGCGGCAGGAAAGGATGGACAGTATGAAAGAATACTTAAATCCTGA
- a CDS encoding prenyltransferase/squalene oxidase repeat-containing protein, producing MKNYRQSTFCFVCVFSLCFPHMVSGEEILPRHMTPTAVKSIQRGLDYLAKQQTASGSFQSTQDGSTYPVSMTSLAGIAFLANGNTPSRGPYADQVRKATEYVLSQAQDNGLIAAGSENGRPMYGHGFSLLFLSSVFGMETDAKVRARIAKVVKNGIQLTSSGQSPLGGWIYTPGGGDEGSVTVTQMQGLRAAHNAGFTVPKGTIQNAVRYLELCQTPEGGIRYSYHSGNDTRLPISAAAITCLYSAGEYESPLAEECMEYVYGQFKNRKNGFQSGHYFYLNLYAAQAFYQAGDDYWNAYFPGQRDSLIKSQTSNGSWNGDGVGPVFGTSVALIVMQLPYKYLPIYQR from the coding sequence ATGAAAAATTATCGACAGTCGACATTCTGTTTTGTGTGCGTGTTTTCGCTTTGCTTTCCGCATATGGTGAGTGGGGAAGAAATTCTGCCCAGGCATATGACGCCGACTGCCGTGAAATCAATTCAGCGCGGCCTGGATTATCTGGCCAAACAGCAGACCGCTTCAGGCAGTTTTCAGTCGACCCAGGATGGGAGTACCTACCCTGTGTCGATGACATCATTGGCAGGGATCGCGTTTCTCGCAAACGGAAATACGCCCAGTCGCGGTCCGTATGCCGATCAGGTGCGGAAAGCGACGGAATATGTGTTGAGTCAGGCACAGGATAACGGCCTGATCGCCGCCGGTTCGGAAAACGGACGTCCGATGTACGGGCACGGGTTCTCGCTGCTCTTCCTTTCCAGTGTCTTCGGCATGGAGACCGATGCCAAGGTGCGGGCACGGATCGCAAAAGTCGTCAAAAATGGAATTCAGTTAACCTCATCGGGACAGAGTCCTCTGGGAGGCTGGATCTACACCCCCGGCGGAGGTGATGAAGGGAGCGTCACCGTGACGCAAATGCAGGGGCTCCGTGCCGCGCATAATGCCGGTTTTACTGTCCCCAAGGGGACGATTCAAAATGCCGTTCGTTATCTGGAACTCTGTCAGACCCCGGAAGGCGGCATTCGCTATTCGTATCATTCAGGAAATGATACCCGCTTACCGATTTCTGCGGCGGCGATTACCTGTCTGTACTCCGCGGGCGAATATGAATCTCCCCTGGCGGAAGAATGTATGGAATACGTTTACGGACAGTTTAAGAACCGCAAAAACGGGTTTCAGTCGGGGCACTATTTTTATTTGAACCTTTACGCCGCGCAGGCGTTTTATCAGGCAGGCGATGACTACTGGAATGCGTACTTTCCCGGCCAGCGGGACAGTTTGATTAAATCTCAGACGTCAAATGGAAGCTGGAACGGTGACGGAGTGGGACCGGTGTTCGGGACCAGCGTGGCGCTCATTGTCATGCAACTGCCTTACAAGTATTTACCGATTTATCAACGATGA
- a CDS encoding BatA domain-containing protein — MQFLAPLLLTGTVLASAPIIIHLLNRRRFIRVDWAPMEYLKLTLKTNKRRLRLEQWLLLAIRTLAVLALFLAVARPISSGTNLAGFLAVEGRASRVIVIDDSLSMSYQTGEQPAFERAKNAARQVLNQLGPQDSVSVVLASNPAQPLVRMSHLVENERNKLIARINELSNCQMASHWISTLEDIDRQLRESTFPVKEVIIVTDLWAAGWTVEVRDLFDRWSQEQVTVRFIDIGEEPAGNRVLHSLELDSRIALVDQEVKLTAVIENAGGEPLKSGQALLTVDGNVTPVTLPEIPAEKTVNVPVSVRFDQAGQHVVSLSIPADQLLEDNIQHKIINVRQMVDVVLVDGEPGLNPFESETDFLALALSAGNSNWQVTQAESSTWKTQLLTAPDLIVLANVDQLSKERVKELEELVSLGTGLMIFAGDQCDLELYNERLFKGGKGLLPARIHQIKDLSSQGLVIEPITDSPIEMLKGLTPELLSRVRPRRFADVVLDPNADQQQVRVLARWNDAQQSPAVLEKRFGEGRVLFWTVTADKSWSDWPAEASFVLAMRVAAQEIAAEIQRGENLIAGEPIHFELETITAPQSGELIWLDRELSPREITFGSINETKTMLSSPPIRFAGVVEASWQDTQLGDQSQKFAINANVEDSLQKKLNEQALQQFLGRMPLKLIRYQGKEMDLSTDGTELWRYLAIVLLGCLISESMLATWIGRRR, encoded by the coding sequence ATGCAATTTCTGGCCCCCCTGTTATTGACGGGAACCGTGTTAGCTTCGGCTCCCATCATCATCCACCTGTTAAACCGACGACGGTTTATTCGCGTGGACTGGGCGCCGATGGAATATCTCAAACTGACGTTGAAAACGAACAAACGTCGGTTGAGGTTGGAACAGTGGTTACTGCTGGCAATCAGAACGCTGGCGGTGCTGGCGCTGTTTTTGGCTGTCGCCCGTCCGATCAGTTCCGGTACGAATCTCGCGGGATTCCTGGCGGTCGAAGGTCGCGCCAGCCGGGTGATTGTGATTGATGATTCTTTGAGTATGTCCTACCAGACGGGCGAACAGCCGGCGTTTGAACGGGCCAAAAATGCGGCCCGGCAGGTGCTGAATCAACTGGGTCCCCAAGATTCGGTTTCCGTCGTATTGGCTTCGAATCCGGCACAGCCTCTGGTAAGGATGAGTCATCTGGTAGAGAATGAACGCAATAAATTGATCGCGCGGATCAATGAATTGTCCAACTGTCAGATGGCCAGCCATTGGATTTCGACATTGGAAGATATTGACCGACAATTACGTGAATCAACGTTTCCCGTCAAAGAAGTCATCATCGTCACTGATTTGTGGGCGGCGGGTTGGACGGTGGAAGTTCGCGATCTGTTTGACCGTTGGTCGCAAGAGCAAGTCACCGTACGGTTCATCGATATCGGAGAAGAACCTGCGGGCAATCGGGTTTTGCATTCGCTCGAACTGGACAGCCGGATTGCGTTGGTGGATCAGGAAGTCAAATTGACGGCGGTGATTGAAAATGCGGGGGGCGAACCGTTGAAGTCGGGGCAGGCGTTGCTGACCGTTGACGGGAACGTGACGCCAGTGACCCTCCCGGAAATTCCGGCTGAGAAAACCGTCAATGTTCCTGTGAGTGTGCGCTTTGATCAGGCGGGGCAGCATGTGGTTTCATTAAGTATTCCCGCCGATCAACTTCTGGAAGACAATATTCAGCATAAAATTATCAATGTGCGTCAAATGGTGGATGTGGTGTTGGTGGATGGGGAGCCAGGGTTGAATCCCTTTGAGAGTGAGACCGACTTTCTGGCGTTGGCACTCTCCGCCGGGAATTCCAACTGGCAGGTCACGCAGGCGGAAAGTTCGACCTGGAAGACGCAACTGCTGACGGCTCCCGATTTGATTGTGCTGGCAAACGTGGATCAATTGTCGAAGGAACGGGTTAAAGAGCTCGAAGAACTGGTTTCTCTGGGAACCGGGCTGATGATTTTTGCCGGCGATCAATGTGATCTGGAACTGTATAACGAGCGGCTTTTTAAAGGGGGCAAAGGTCTCCTTCCCGCCCGGATCCATCAGATTAAAGATTTATCGTCACAAGGGCTGGTAATCGAACCGATTACCGATTCGCCGATTGAGATGCTGAAAGGGCTCACACCGGAACTGTTGAGCCGGGTCCGGCCTCGTCGCTTTGCGGATGTGGTGCTGGATCCCAACGCAGATCAGCAGCAGGTACGTGTGCTGGCACGGTGGAATGATGCGCAGCAGTCGCCGGCGGTGCTGGAGAAGCGCTTTGGGGAGGGACGTGTGTTGTTCTGGACCGTTACCGCAGACAAAAGCTGGAGTGACTGGCCGGCGGAAGCGAGTTTTGTACTGGCGATGCGCGTCGCGGCACAGGAGATCGCTGCGGAAATTCAGCGTGGCGAGAACTTAATCGCTGGCGAGCCGATTCACTTTGAACTCGAAACAATCACCGCGCCACAATCAGGCGAATTGATCTGGCTGGATCGGGAGCTCAGTCCGCGTGAGATCACCTTTGGATCAATCAATGAAACAAAAACGATGCTAAGCTCTCCCCCGATTCGCTTTGCGGGAGTGGTGGAAGCGTCGTGGCAGGATACACAGCTGGGTGATCAGTCACAGAAATTTGCGATTAACGCGAATGTAGAAGATTCACTGCAGAAAAAACTGAATGAGCAGGCACTGCAGCAGTTTTTGGGACGCATGCCTTTAAAACTGATTCGCTACCAGGGGAAAGAAATGGACCTGTCCACAGATGGGACCGAGCTGTGGCGCTATTTGGCTATAGTGTTACTGGGATGTTTAATATCAGAAAGTATGCTGGCGACCTGGATTGGTCGGCGGCGGTAA